A DNA window from Halococcus saccharolyticus DSM 5350 contains the following coding sequences:
- a CDS encoding IS630 family transposase (programmed frameshift) encodes MAKGGNKIPDLTKRRVREQLADETDPKAIKRLTAAREYLEGLSPADIEDKYGWDRQTVYNWLNRFEERGFDAALYDKSRPGRPSELSDEQFEEFTAVLHEPPEEAGYDDPAWSTALAQHYLIEAFDIAFSRRHTRRLMHKAGVSPKRPRPEPASADEDERKEFEDGRKKVGHRDEDATVVTIDQTRKAVGADLYAAWYPVGERPTVGVSASREGVNLLGAVTEYGETSVLECGGSFTGEVTIRFLEHLQAEFGEKLVVLLDQATYFTAGTVKDFAANEPIELVYFPTGSPDLNPTEEYWRRLKFALANRYFGSCAEIRSAVWTALESISLPGVYQYLCL; translated from the exons ATGGCCAAGGGAGGGAACAAGATCCCCGACCTCACGAAACGTCGAGTCCGCGAGCAACTCGCGGACGAGACAGATCCGAAGGCGATCAAACGTCTCACCGCTGCTCGCGAATATCTCGAAGGACTCTCTCCGGCCGATATTGAGGACAAATACGGCTGGGACCGCCAGACCGTCTACAACTGGTTGAATCGCTTCGAAGAGCGCGGCTTCGACGCCGCGCTCTACGATAAATCTCGTCCTGGGCGTCCTTCCGAACTCAGCGACGAACAGTTCGAGGAGTTCACTGCTGTACTCCACGAACCTCCTGAAGAAGCTGGATACGACGACCCAGCGTGGAGTACAGCTCTCGCCCAGCACTACCTCATTGAGGCGTTCGACATTGCCTTCTCCCGCCGTCACACTCGCCGACTCATGCACAAGGCCGGGGTCTCGCCGAAGAGACCCCGGCCGGAGCCGGCCTCTGCGGATGAAGACGAACGCAAGGAGTTCGAA GACGGTCGAAAAAAAGTAGGCCACCGTGACGAGGACGCCACGGTCGTCACGATCGATCAGACGCGGAAAGCGGTTGGAGCGGATCTCTATGCGGCATGGTATCCGGTAGGCGAGAGGCCGACCGTGGGCGTGTCGGCCTCTCGCGAGGGTGTGAACCTATTGGGAGCAGTCACTGAGTACGGCGAGACGTCGGTGCTGGAGTGTGGCGGATCGTTCACCGGTGAGGTGACGATCCGCTTTCTGGAGCATCTCCAAGCGGAGTTCGGCGAGAAGCTGGTTGTACTGTTGGACCAGGCGACGTACTTCACCGCTGGGACGGTGAAGGACTTCGCCGCCAATGAACCGATTGAGCTGGTGTATTTCCCGACTGGATCGCCGGATCTGAACCCAACCGAAGAATACTGGCGTCGGCTCAAATTCGCCTTAGCAAACCGCTACTTCGGCAGTTGTGCCGAAATCCGATCAGCAGTCTGGACAGCACTCGAATCGATTAGTCTGCCAGGTGTCTATCAATATCTCTGTCTTTGA
- a CDS encoding transcription initiation factor IIB, which translates to MERPTRQRERNTETEEPAQETEDERVCPECESASFIKSADQGELVCEDCGLILEDDNIDRGPEWRAFNHAERQSKSRVGAPTTQTMHDKGLTTNIGWQNKDASGRSLSAEKRTRMNRLRKWQERVRTKDAGERNLQFALSETDRMASALGVPRSVREVASVIYRRALSDDLIRGRSIEAVATGALYAACRKEGIPRSLEEVTHVARVEQKEIGRTYRYIARELELGMRPTDPQKYVPRFCSALDLSEEVQSKANEVIEASVAEGLLSGKSPTGYAAAAIYAASLLCNEKKTQREVADVAQVTEVTIRNRYQEQIEAVGIQ; encoded by the coding sequence ATGGAACGTCCCACTCGCCAGCGCGAGCGCAACACCGAAACCGAGGAGCCAGCGCAGGAAACGGAGGACGAACGAGTCTGTCCCGAGTGTGAATCGGCCAGTTTCATCAAAAGCGCCGATCAAGGCGAACTCGTCTGTGAGGACTGTGGACTGATTCTTGAGGACGATAACATCGACCGAGGGCCTGAATGGCGGGCATTCAATCACGCAGAACGCCAGAGCAAGTCCCGCGTTGGCGCACCAACCACCCAGACGATGCATGACAAAGGGCTAACTACCAACATCGGGTGGCAAAACAAAGACGCCTCTGGCCGCTCTCTGTCCGCCGAAAAACGGACACGGATGAACCGCCTCCGAAAATGGCAGGAGCGAGTTCGAACCAAAGACGCTGGCGAGCGCAATCTCCAATTTGCACTCAGTGAGACTGACCGGATGGCGAGTGCGCTTGGTGTGCCCCGTTCGGTTCGAGAGGTTGCCTCGGTCATCTACCGGCGTGCACTCTCCGATGATCTGATCCGGGGACGCTCCATCGAGGCTGTCGCCACGGGTGCTCTCTATGCCGCCTGCCGCAAAGAAGGAATTCCCCGCAGTCTGGAAGAAGTCACCCACGTCGCTCGCGTCGAACAAAAAGAGATCGGCCGCACATATCGCTATATTGCCCGCGAACTCGAACTCGGAATGCGACCGACCGATCCACAGAAGTACGTTCCTCGGTTTTGTTCCGCGCTCGATCTGAGTGAGGAAGTCCAGTCGAAAGCTAACGAGGTCATTGAAGCCAGCGTAGCAGAGGGACTCCTCTCGGGGAAATCACCAACTGGGTACGCTGCTGCTGCGATCTACGCTGCATCACTGCTCTGTAATGAGAAGAAGACTCAGCGCGAAGTCGCCGACGTTGCACAGGTGACCGAAGTCACGATCCGGAATCGGTATCAGGAACAGATTGAAGCTGTGGGAATTCAGTAG
- a CDS encoding CBS domain-containing protein: MDISEILSAKFTEFDVGTPLSKVAGAFENQELDAVIVTGDDEYRGVVSRRQLAFSSNQPSAKVGSQVQHVPTVDRTEDVREVARLMIGSDAKTLPVLDDDRAVGVVTGDAVLEAVRPFLDAVTVDDAYTAELISATPETTIGKALNMLRDAGIAHLPVVDGDDLAGMLSLYDVIEFTTRGGSKSQGGSSSGFGGRSGGGQSRGGFGAREGDADRMLDLPVRNLMSDTVATVEQCAPLDEVVETMFEREISSLVVTADDTDKPVGIITKTDVIEALTWERDDRNAVQVFGIDLLEGMDYDDVSALIESVTSKYGKMSVIKASIELQEHKERSRGMPLVLARIRLVTDRGYFTADGEGYGASHALRLAANTVERQLLKGKTYGQSKKHSDAAEQARLYGWWLGG; encoded by the coding sequence ATGGATATCTCAGAGATTCTCTCCGCAAAATTCACGGAGTTCGATGTCGGCACACCGCTCTCGAAGGTCGCCGGGGCGTTCGAGAATCAGGAACTCGATGCGGTCATCGTAACAGGTGACGACGAGTATCGCGGTGTCGTGAGTCGTCGACAGCTGGCTTTCTCGTCCAACCAACCGTCTGCGAAGGTCGGCTCACAGGTACAGCACGTCCCGACTGTCGATCGTACCGAGGATGTCCGCGAGGTCGCGCGGCTCATGATCGGTAGCGACGCCAAAACGCTCCCCGTGCTCGATGACGACCGTGCCGTCGGTGTGGTGACCGGCGATGCCGTCCTCGAAGCTGTGCGTCCGTTTCTCGACGCGGTGACTGTCGACGACGCCTACACGGCGGAGCTGATCAGTGCGACCCCCGAAACCACGATCGGGAAAGCGCTCAATATGCTTCGAGACGCCGGAATCGCCCATCTCCCGGTCGTCGACGGGGACGACCTCGCGGGAATGTTGAGCCTGTACGACGTCATCGAGTTCACGACGCGGGGCGGCAGTAAGAGCCAGGGAGGTTCGTCGAGCGGCTTCGGTGGCCGCAGCGGTGGGGGGCAGAGCCGTGGCGGGTTCGGCGCGCGCGAGGGCGATGCCGACCGGATGCTGGACCTGCCCGTGAGAAATCTGATGTCCGACACAGTCGCGACCGTCGAGCAGTGCGCTCCGCTCGACGAGGTCGTCGAGACGATGTTCGAGCGGGAGATCTCCTCGCTCGTCGTCACGGCCGACGACACCGACAAGCCGGTCGGTATCATCACGAAAACGGATGTCATCGAGGCACTCACCTGGGAGCGCGACGACCGGAACGCCGTGCAGGTGTTCGGAATCGACCTGCTCGAGGGGATGGACTACGACGACGTCTCCGCGCTGATCGAGAGCGTGACCTCGAAGTACGGTAAGATGAGCGTGATCAAGGCCAGCATCGAACTGCAGGAGCACAAGGAACGGAGCCGGGGGATGCCATTGGTACTGGCACGGATTCGACTGGTCACCGACCGCGGCTACTTCACGGCAGATGGGGAGGGATACGGTGCCTCCCACGCCCTCCGTCTCGCAGCGAACACAGTCGAACGCCAGTTGCTCAAGGGGAAGACCTACGGCCAATCGAAAAAGCACTCAGACGCCGCCGAGCAGGCACGACTGTACGGGTGGTGGCTCGGCGGGTAA
- a CDS encoding IS4 family transposase, which yields MSSAISAPTFGGGAENRVVDGFTSLLDEVDSEEIAARYDIGLHSNRIDFLEHVKIGLRLGIADPNTLEDLAQQTDVYSDLEPISKGHFSKLTTRRPYQAVVDLATAVLEQRSLYHPAGIARKRLEHLRDRQIIGCDATRLPLRTTLVVDTGDDELVVRPEDGGIELHTAARLDPAMKHPLGAFVTRANYPESDAFPVLAGDVEVHEDLDSVIFVFDKGYVNYGRFAGMKNDDMDFVTPLKDNAKHEVVERVHDFEHEQPDGEEVRVTDEYIELGTVGREYRKVTIMHDDDDDEIYLTTLSHDEFDALEIGLIYGVRWLIEIMFRELKQYTNIQRFHSMTLNGVFFEVYCTFLAYILADYYRRQYPVHGGMPRTFRLIRNYWNQPLGEYG from the coding sequence ATGAGTTCAGCAATCAGCGCTCCGACGTTCGGCGGTGGTGCAGAGAATCGCGTCGTTGATGGATTCACCTCGCTGCTCGACGAAGTCGACAGCGAGGAAATCGCCGCTCGATACGATATCGGTCTTCATTCGAATCGCATTGATTTTCTCGAACACGTCAAAATCGGTCTCCGGTTGGGCATCGCTGATCCGAACACACTCGAAGATCTCGCTCAACAGACCGATGTCTACTCCGATCTCGAACCGATCAGCAAGGGTCACTTCTCGAAATTGACCACGCGCCGACCCTACCAAGCGGTCGTCGACCTGGCGACCGCTGTCCTTGAGCAGCGTTCTCTGTACCATCCTGCCGGAATCGCTCGCAAACGCCTCGAACACCTTCGGGACCGCCAGATCATCGGCTGCGATGCCACACGTCTTCCACTCAGAACGACGCTCGTCGTCGACACCGGCGACGACGAGCTCGTCGTTCGTCCCGAAGATGGTGGAATCGAACTGCATACTGCCGCTCGACTCGATCCAGCCATGAAACATCCACTCGGTGCGTTTGTCACTCGTGCGAATTATCCTGAATCGGACGCGTTTCCCGTCCTCGCCGGCGACGTCGAGGTCCACGAGGACCTCGACTCGGTGATTTTCGTCTTCGATAAGGGCTACGTCAATTACGGTCGGTTTGCTGGTATGAAGAACGACGATATGGACTTCGTCACACCTCTCAAAGACAATGCGAAACACGAAGTCGTGGAGCGAGTCCACGACTTCGAACACGAACAGCCAGATGGCGAAGAGGTACGGGTCACTGACGAGTACATCGAACTGGGAACGGTGGGACGGGAGTATCGGAAAGTCACCATCATGCACGACGATGATGACGACGAAATTTATCTCACAACACTGTCTCACGACGAATTTGATGCCTTGGAGATCGGGCTGATCTACGGCGTCCGGTGGCTGATCGAGATTATGTTTCGTGAATTGAAACAATACACGAACATCCAAAGATTTCACAGCATGACGCTGAACGGTGTCTTTTTCGAGGTATATTGCACGTTTCTCGCGTACATCCTTGCCGACTACTACCGACGCCAATATCCAGTCCACGGCGGAATGCCGCGGACGTTCCGCCTGATCCGCAACTACTGGAACCAACCGCTCGGTGAATATGGGTAG